The following coding sequences lie in one Myxococcales bacterium genomic window:
- a CDS encoding response regulator transcription factor: MWVLVVGSKRSLERAESGAWILRQLGCTVRTADLWDSADVLEQAQQPPAAVLIEALDDVDAGRAAMGRLRAVPSLGNVPILMAITVNAIQRVQAHDGLDDIVLVPYVPAELYMRIRLLEWRRSEFSGQEILKVGMLTLDLAGHELSVRGRLVPLTQQEFALLRHLCEHRGRVFSREQLLKRVWGVDYYGGSRTVDIHVRRLRVKLGDSAEHIETVRGVGYKIKAPSP, from the coding sequence ATGTGGGTGTTAGTCGTCGGAAGTAAGCGATCCCTCGAGCGTGCCGAAAGTGGGGCTTGGATTCTCAGGCAATTGGGCTGCACCGTCAGGACGGCCGACCTGTGGGATAGCGCTGATGTGCTAGAGCAAGCGCAGCAGCCACCTGCTGCTGTATTGATTGAGGCTCTCGATGATGTGGACGCGGGACGTGCGGCCATGGGCCGGCTGCGCGCGGTCCCCTCCCTTGGGAACGTTCCGATACTGATGGCGATTACGGTCAATGCGATTCAGCGTGTTCAGGCACATGATGGCTTAGATGACATCGTCTTGGTCCCCTATGTTCCGGCTGAGCTTTACATGCGCATCCGATTACTTGAGTGGAGGCGAAGCGAATTTTCAGGCCAAGAGATTCTAAAGGTAGGCATGTTGACGCTTGATTTGGCGGGACACGAACTTTCCGTGAGAGGGCGCCTTGTGCCTCTGACACAGCAAGAGTTCGCCCTGCTTCGGCATTTGTGTGAGCACCGAGGCCGCGTCTTTAGCCGCGAGCAGCTACTCAAGCGTGTCTGGGGCGTCGATTACTATGGCGGCAGTCGCACGGTGGACATTCACGTCCGGCGGTTGCGCGTGAAGCTTGGAGATTCGGCCGAGCATATCGAAACCGTGCGGGGCGTGGGCTATAAGATTAAGGCACCTTCCCCATGA
- a CDS encoding acetate--CoA ligase family protein → MAISPWHLVCSSTELAAEIHALGADRGIELSVDVNPEPWREGLNILAQGGSAVLASETSPEVATLVELAATAHREKQRTVLGILEQSHGAQALRELGSDLGLTAVDDIDVLISATALLFGGNTRPWKAAGRLLGPLDRARLRTVLSSADSPGIELGSHSNFEVSLRHSQDGPWIPIGRRRAVSDAIAAIHAADPFDPPHLGAGFEVAQEVDHHAVERVLFGPRRALSDPASKAVLKPYGVPCPEEELCSSASRTASEATRMGFPVRIALASPDLRAWDHPDLVVEAVDNGARARHLFQHVMDLAKERAPHARLLGVTVSATRTERALLRVRMTPTSARLVLLQIGFADPHGMAAGDLTMSYVPLSRLRFDRMLQRLLGRTLLASEQRSSSVDLDHLYEVTHRIGNLIDEHRTEIASVEINPLAILLDGTVEIREACVTVSDTYDRALLEASRPADG, encoded by the coding sequence ATGGCAATATCCCCTTGGCACTTGGTCTGTTCCAGTACCGAGCTTGCTGCAGAGATTCATGCGCTGGGCGCTGACCGCGGCATTGAGCTGAGCGTTGATGTGAATCCTGAGCCATGGCGCGAAGGTTTGAATATCCTGGCCCAAGGGGGTAGCGCGGTGCTCGCTTCAGAGACGTCGCCGGAAGTAGCAACGTTGGTCGAGCTCGCTGCGACTGCACACCGAGAAAAGCAGCGAACAGTACTGGGTATTTTGGAGCAAAGCCATGGGGCCCAGGCGCTTAGAGAGCTTGGATCCGATCTAGGCTTGACCGCCGTAGATGATATCGACGTCTTGATATCCGCGACCGCACTCTTATTCGGAGGCAACACACGCCCCTGGAAGGCTGCCGGGCGGCTGCTCGGGCCTCTTGACCGCGCGCGCCTGCGAACGGTGCTCTCGTCTGCAGATTCCCCAGGGATAGAGCTGGGGTCGCATTCTAATTTTGAGGTGTCGCTGCGCCACTCGCAAGACGGCCCGTGGATTCCAATCGGGCGCCGACGCGCGGTGTCAGACGCCATCGCCGCGATCCATGCCGCCGACCCTTTCGATCCTCCGCATCTCGGCGCCGGCTTTGAGGTTGCCCAGGAGGTCGACCATCATGCGGTCGAGCGCGTGCTCTTCGGCCCTCGGCGGGCGTTGTCCGATCCCGCGAGTAAGGCCGTCCTCAAGCCATACGGGGTACCGTGCCCGGAAGAGGAACTTTGCTCTAGCGCGTCCCGCACCGCGTCCGAGGCGACAAGGATGGGTTTTCCAGTTAGAATCGCTCTGGCATCGCCCGACCTGCGGGCATGGGATCATCCTGATTTGGTCGTAGAGGCTGTGGATAATGGCGCCCGCGCTCGGCACCTATTTCAGCATGTGATGGATCTCGCCAAGGAACGCGCCCCGCATGCACGCCTTCTCGGCGTGACCGTAAGCGCTACCCGTACAGAACGCGCGCTGTTACGTGTGCGCATGACGCCCACATCGGCGAGGCTCGTCCTGCTGCAAATCGGTTTTGCCGATCCTCACGGCATGGCGGCTGGCGACTTGACCATGTCGTACGTGCCCCTAAGTCGGTTGAGATTTGATCGCATGCTACAGCGACTGCTCGGGCGTACGCTGCTCGCATCCGAGCAGCGCTCATCATCGGTCGATCTGGATCATCTGTACGAGGTCACGCACCGGATAGGGAACCTCATCGACGAGCACCGAACGGAAATCGCCTCGGTGGAAATCAATCCCCTAGCAATCCTCCTCGATGGAACGGTGGAAATACGCGAAGCGTGTGTGACCGTATCGGATACGTACGATCGCGCGCTTCTCGAGGCGTCACGCCCCGCTGACGGATAA
- a CDS encoding HEAT repeat domain-containing protein encodes MSLWNIFAKDTHGALKKYASRVANKRAQAPDRWEAIKVLAEMKNEEAVAALLVRFTYTTDPSITDQEEKDAVFDAVLDAKEVSVAPVKRFLARAESLGWPLKLLEALLNEQEVLSELLAVLEKMDTEYERDPQRKIQILVVLEERSDPRIGEVVERFVEDVNETARFHAVGVLLAQSDSERFQERLMNLLGHEESLRVRARILDGFAHKGWSVKPLGKALNLPVGYRLNPHGVPQKA; translated from the coding sequence ATGAGCTTGTGGAATATCTTCGCCAAAGACACCCATGGGGCGCTTAAGAAATACGCCTCCCGTGTCGCCAACAAGCGTGCCCAGGCCCCCGATCGCTGGGAGGCGATCAAAGTTTTGGCTGAGATGAAAAACGAAGAGGCCGTCGCCGCACTATTGGTGCGTTTTACCTACACAACCGATCCAAGCATTACCGATCAAGAAGAAAAGGACGCGGTCTTCGACGCCGTTCTAGATGCCAAGGAGGTTTCAGTCGCACCGGTGAAGCGCTTTTTGGCACGCGCGGAGTCACTGGGCTGGCCATTGAAGCTACTTGAGGCTCTCCTTAACGAACAGGAGGTCTTGTCGGAATTACTCGCGGTGCTCGAGAAGATGGATACGGAATACGAACGCGATCCACAGCGCAAAATCCAAATCTTGGTCGTGCTAGAGGAACGTAGCGACCCCCGCATCGGCGAAGTCGTCGAGCGTTTTGTAGAGGACGTGAATGAGACTGCACGCTTTCACGCCGTGGGCGTGCTGTTGGCCCAGAGCGATTCGGAGCGCTTTCAGGAGCGCCTGATGAATCTCCTCGGCCACGAGGAAAGCCTGCGCGTTCGCGCTCGAATTCTTGATGGGTTTGCGCATAAAGGTTGGTCGGTCAAGCCCTTAGGCAAAGCCCTCAACCTACCTGTGGGCTATCGCCTCAATCCCCATGGCGTGCCGCAAAAGGCATAA
- a CDS encoding outer membrane beta-barrel domain-containing protein — protein MTFELDDVDQAKPKATKRPKRRRQVKAKAQTAPPTEEVAPEEETSTEADASADAGVIGELAAEQTSLETDYKAAGLKEAKEEIYAVQQIYALRLNRWELAPSVAFTVNDPYVSHPGIGAAFNYWWTNVLAVGVNFLWYQGLENESDLNFHVRRSTRLGVPITEYQFGAHLNFTYVPLYGKFAMFNDHIFQWDAYVLGGVGLMRTRPVPVVDPEFRHFDFDFRLAFNVGLGIRVFVTRYLAVFGELRDYAYLEQFENLNVPLGASARQDPNTWLSDSSTLTNNVTVQLGLTLFFPFSFDYKLPR, from the coding sequence ATGACCTTCGAGCTTGACGATGTCGATCAGGCAAAACCCAAAGCCACCAAGCGCCCCAAGCGGCGCCGCCAAGTGAAGGCCAAAGCCCAGACGGCGCCCCCCACCGAGGAAGTGGCGCCAGAAGAAGAGACGTCGACGGAGGCAGATGCCAGTGCGGATGCCGGCGTCATCGGAGAGCTGGCAGCAGAACAAACCAGCTTGGAAACCGATTACAAGGCAGCGGGGCTCAAAGAGGCCAAAGAGGAAATCTACGCGGTTCAACAGATTTACGCCCTGCGGCTAAACCGTTGGGAGTTGGCCCCTTCGGTTGCTTTTACGGTCAATGACCCCTACGTAAGCCATCCAGGTATCGGAGCCGCCTTTAACTATTGGTGGACCAACGTCCTGGCGGTCGGCGTCAACTTCCTTTGGTACCAAGGGCTGGAAAATGAGTCGGACCTCAACTTTCATGTACGCCGCTCAACGCGCCTGGGCGTTCCGATCACAGAATATCAGTTTGGGGCGCACCTCAACTTCACGTACGTCCCGCTGTATGGAAAATTCGCGATGTTCAATGACCACATTTTCCAGTGGGACGCGTACGTGCTTGGTGGGGTCGGCTTGATGCGCACACGTCCCGTGCCCGTCGTTGATCCTGAGTTCCGGCATTTCGATTTTGATTTCCGCCTAGCCTTCAATGTGGGTCTGGGCATTAGGGTATTCGTCACCCGCTATTTGGCGGTTTTCGGTGAACTGCGTGATTACGCATATCTAGAGCAGTTCGAGAACCTCAACGTGCCGCTGGGCGCGTCGGCACGGCAGGATCCAAACACCTGGCTGTCCGATAGCTCTACTCTGACCAATAACGTAACGGTCCAATTGGGCCTGACTTTGTTTTTCCCCTTTAGTTTTGACTACAAATTACCCAGATAA
- the ftsY gene encoding signal recognition particle-docking protein FtsY gives MTTTTWILLFAASAIVIAVLIGWHRARSRTIRLADLTPESGSETPQADVASTARRASVPLQADHARQRVTAGTERWRGALKKSRLGFMSKVARLFQDNNLAAKGNGASSQAWYLELESILLSADVGQVTTAKLLDSVKNNMGSPEALWGALRQRMLDTVNGATPHSFADPHRGPQVWLVVGVNGVGKTTTIAKLARWHIARGKKVVLGAADTFRAAAVQQLQTWATRTDSELVSGKEGADPASVAFDTVRKATLLPADIAIIDTAGRLHTKAPLMEELKKVHRSAEKALGRPLDEILLVVDATSGQNVLAQAKTFGEALPLSGAVVTKLDGTAKGGMIVAVTDQLQLNVRFVGLGEGLDDLEEFNPEAFVDALFSLSDEERRTEVELL, from the coding sequence ATGACCACAACCACTTGGATCCTTCTCTTTGCAGCCTCAGCGATTGTTATCGCAGTGCTGATAGGATGGCATCGCGCACGATCCCGCACCATCCGACTTGCCGACCTCACGCCTGAGTCAGGCAGCGAGACGCCTCAGGCAGACGTAGCATCGACTGCGAGACGCGCATCTGTGCCACTTCAGGCAGACCATGCGCGCCAGCGTGTGACGGCCGGGACAGAGCGGTGGCGGGGCGCGCTCAAAAAGAGCCGGCTGGGATTCATGTCCAAAGTGGCTCGGTTGTTTCAGGACAATAACCTGGCGGCGAAAGGCAATGGGGCAAGCAGTCAAGCGTGGTACCTCGAGCTTGAGAGCATCCTGCTGTCGGCTGACGTGGGTCAGGTGACTACGGCGAAACTCCTCGACTCGGTGAAGAACAACATGGGCTCTCCCGAAGCGCTGTGGGGCGCCCTCAGGCAGAGAATGCTGGACACGGTGAACGGGGCCACTCCGCATTCCTTCGCCGATCCGCATCGAGGCCCTCAAGTGTGGCTGGTTGTCGGCGTCAATGGTGTCGGGAAAACCACCACAATCGCCAAACTCGCCAGATGGCATATCGCGCGAGGGAAAAAGGTGGTGCTCGGCGCAGCAGACACCTTCCGTGCCGCGGCCGTCCAGCAACTCCAAACGTGGGCCACGCGCACGGATTCAGAGCTTGTGTCGGGTAAAGAAGGGGCGGACCCGGCCTCGGTCGCGTTCGACACGGTCCGCAAGGCCACGCTTTTGCCTGCCGACATCGCGATCATCGACACCGCAGGTCGCCTCCACACCAAGGCGCCACTTATGGAAGAACTTAAGAAAGTGCACAGGAGCGCAGAGAAGGCGCTCGGGCGGCCGCTTGATGAAATTCTGCTCGTCGTGGACGCCACCAGTGGCCAAAATGTGCTTGCGCAAGCCAAGACCTTTGGGGAGGCCCTGCCTCTTAGCGGCGCGGTCGTAACCAAACTAGACGGGACCGCAAAAGGGGGGATGATTGTGGCCGTAACGGACCAACTTCAGCTCAACGTGCGATTTGTCGGACTGGGGGAGGGCTTAGACGATCTTGAGGAATTCAACCCCGAAGCCTTCGTGGACGCCTTGTTTTCGCTTTCGGATGAGGAACGACGAACCGAAGTTGAACTCCTGTGA
- a CDS encoding HEAT repeat domain-containing protein, with amino-acid sequence MSTAWSLGATAEDVREDFLVKKLHTSSHFRVRAQAALSLARIEFTPSIVRALSVALDDPHPAVRAAAAVALKDIGDRAALPALERATRDSDMAVRRAAEQAVRSLEREEPQARGPARFYVGIGTPGSNVKAIQGSLLMKLKQQLTQRIASIGGVRIAPGGETEAQARSLLRRKKLVGYYVDSSVVKIERCPEQGVRAEVSVVLSTYPDHDIRAMLSGAARVSGSGDFVSMRQQAIEGAFSGALKRLPQAMEQASEGR; translated from the coding sequence ATGAGCACCGCATGGAGCTTGGGCGCAACCGCGGAGGATGTGCGAGAAGATTTTTTGGTCAAAAAACTCCACACGTCAAGCCATTTTCGCGTTCGGGCGCAGGCAGCCTTGTCCCTGGCGCGTATCGAGTTCACGCCGAGTATTGTCCGGGCGCTGTCAGTCGCCCTTGACGATCCCCATCCCGCTGTGCGCGCTGCGGCTGCAGTCGCCCTCAAGGACATTGGCGATCGGGCGGCGTTGCCTGCGCTCGAACGCGCAACGCGGGATTCCGACATGGCCGTTCGCCGTGCCGCTGAGCAGGCCGTGCGTAGTTTGGAACGCGAAGAGCCCCAAGCGCGGGGGCCTGCCCGTTTCTACGTCGGAATCGGGACGCCGGGGAGCAACGTCAAGGCCATCCAAGGGTCTCTTCTTATGAAGCTAAAACAACAGCTGACTCAGCGCATCGCATCGATAGGGGGCGTACGCATCGCTCCTGGCGGAGAAACCGAGGCCCAAGCGCGCTCGCTTCTTAGACGAAAAAAGCTTGTAGGATATTATGTCGATAGTTCTGTCGTTAAGATCGAACGCTGCCCCGAGCAGGGCGTCCGCGCGGAAGTTTCCGTTGTGCTGAGTACCTATCCCGATCACGACATCCGTGCCATGCTGAGCGGCGCCGCTCGGGTTTCTGGCAGTGGTGACTTTGTTTCGATGCGACAGCAAGCCATCGAAGGCGCATTTTCCGGGGCGCTTAAGCGCCTGCCTCAAGCAATGGAACAAGCGAGCGAGGGAAGATAA
- a CDS encoding methyl-accepting chemotaxis protein, whose product MAHVSQPGASRRQIRNYLLDRRFQFKHVGMVMAVVLAVASVLGYCAYDYSKGQSEALAIQMAMQPDLNPAAAQNLEAWADEQDRRVALAIIAGILLLVLAMAATGIVITHRMVGPAYKIKRLLAEVQNGNLSVQARFRKSDELQDIGDAFSEMVLGLRARREEELLALENLFATASEQGAPEEVTRRLGQICESMRRQLQSRT is encoded by the coding sequence ATGGCACACGTATCGCAACCGGGCGCATCCAGACGACAGATCCGCAACTACTTACTCGATCGCCGTTTTCAGTTCAAACACGTCGGCATGGTGATGGCTGTGGTGCTCGCGGTCGCTTCGGTCCTGGGCTATTGCGCCTACGATTATTCCAAAGGACAAAGCGAGGCTCTTGCGATTCAGATGGCCATGCAGCCGGATCTCAACCCCGCAGCCGCCCAGAATCTAGAAGCCTGGGCGGACGAGCAAGACCGACGCGTGGCGCTGGCAATTATCGCTGGCATTTTGCTGTTAGTCTTGGCGATGGCGGCGACCGGGATTGTGATCACCCATCGCATGGTGGGGCCGGCGTATAAGATCAAACGTCTATTGGCAGAAGTACAAAACGGCAACCTGTCAGTACAGGCGCGCTTCCGAAAGAGCGATGAGCTTCAAGACATCGGGGATGCGTTCTCGGAGATGGTGCTCGGTTTGCGTGCACGGCGCGAGGAAGAGCTGCTCGCTTTGGAAAATCTCTTCGCAACGGCTTCCGAGCAAGGCGCTCCCGAGGAAGTCACGCGGCGCTTGGGTCAAATCTGTGAATCGATGAGGCGGCAACTCCAATCGCGGACCTAA
- a CDS encoding YraN family protein codes for MEHLRLGQRAETLVAAWLEARGFRILERNARMGRLEIDIIAQQGRTLVFCEVRARTHARFMNPEDSVTSAKIDRLQRAARLWLESHSESRGCVVRFDVASVVFDTTAGRVTYFDNAF; via the coding sequence GTGGAGCATCTAAGACTCGGACAGCGCGCAGAGACGTTGGTGGCGGCGTGGCTCGAGGCACGAGGCTTCCGCATCCTTGAGCGCAACGCGCGCATGGGTCGCTTAGAAATCGATATCATCGCGCAGCAGGGCCGCACACTTGTGTTTTGCGAGGTACGTGCACGGACGCACGCGCGTTTTATGAACCCCGAGGATTCCGTGACATCTGCGAAGATTGACCGCTTACAGCGCGCCGCGCGATTATGGCTTGAAAGTCATTCAGAATCGCGAGGGTGCGTCGTGCGTTTCGATGTCGCATCGGTCGTTTTTGACACTACCGCTGGCCGGGTAACGTATTTCGATAACGCGTTCTAG